A section of the Spirosoma pollinicola genome encodes:
- a CDS encoding FtsX-like permease family protein, which yields MIRTYLKIAWRSIRKHKLVSGINMLGLAIGISCSFFVSVWVLDELRYDRFLPNANRVFRLESITTARDGSQRQLPSVGWPVGKTLQSDYPEVEQLTYVKGWNPQLKLKGMYGQETGLMADEHFLSVLGYELAEGNPQTALKDPFSVILSPQAEEKYFGKGRGMGQILMVNDTLPHRVTGIFKNLPTHAHLRFSMVRSLASLHSLYPEDMTYEYASGWFDLNVVNYVLLKSGTNPGAFANKIKDLVSQRGQAMSRETGMSSTLQLRPVTDIYLHSGMPTENGPVGSAQSLYLFSAIGLFMLLIASLNVINLTTAQATQRAKEVGVKKVLGVAKAQLVGQFLTEAALICLLATAGGILLILLGLPTFNAFTGKAISYSALFSPLTAGLLTGFLALLIPLTGFYPAWVLTRYEPITVLRGFFAHSTQGAVLRKALVVGQFTVAVFLISATIVAWQQIQFMRKQPLGFDQHKVILVDLKEVAARSRNELAASLRNELIKSPHITEATACNAVPGQSGWTGQFATGDGNQAGKGVLVEHIPVDAAYLPTLQLRVAAGRNFSADNKADETESFLINEMSVKAFGWSSSQQALGKKLAVSGVNGKVIGVIRNYHQHSLQETIHPVVMNQMPVYRVVAFRYAGQSPAVAVTYLTTVWEKLFPAYSLNYSYLDNAFGQQYLAEQRLLQTFSVAACLAIFICCMGLFGLATFTAKRRTKEIGVRKVLGASLSHLVLLLAKDFLKLVLIALLLASPLAWFMLQRWLQDFAYRIELSVWVFAVTSLLALGIAFLTVSVQSIRAALLNPVKSLRSE from the coding sequence ATGATTCGTACGTATCTCAAAATCGCCTGGCGTTCTATTCGAAAGCATAAACTGGTTTCGGGGATCAATATGTTGGGGCTGGCCATTGGTATTAGCTGTAGTTTTTTTGTGAGCGTATGGGTGCTGGACGAATTGCGTTACGACCGGTTTTTACCCAACGCCAACCGGGTTTTCCGACTGGAAAGCATCACCACCGCTCGCGATGGCTCCCAGCGGCAATTACCATCGGTGGGCTGGCCGGTGGGTAAAACACTCCAGTCGGATTACCCCGAAGTTGAGCAGCTTACGTACGTAAAAGGCTGGAATCCCCAACTTAAACTTAAAGGGATGTACGGGCAGGAGACGGGCCTGATGGCGGATGAACATTTCCTGTCGGTGCTGGGCTACGAGTTAGCGGAAGGCAATCCCCAAACCGCACTGAAAGATCCCTTCAGTGTGATTTTGAGCCCACAGGCCGAAGAAAAATATTTTGGTAAAGGGAGGGGAATGGGCCAAATCCTCATGGTCAATGATACCTTACCGCACCGGGTAACGGGCATATTCAAAAACCTGCCCACCCACGCTCATCTCCGCTTTAGCATGGTTCGCTCACTGGCTTCCCTACATTCCCTGTATCCGGAAGATATGACCTATGAATATGCGTCGGGTTGGTTTGATCTGAATGTCGTCAATTACGTGTTGCTTAAATCGGGGACGAATCCGGGGGCGTTTGCCAACAAGATTAAGGATTTAGTCAGTCAGCGGGGGCAGGCCATGAGCCGGGAGACGGGTATGAGTAGTACGCTTCAACTCCGGCCCGTGACCGATATCTATCTGCACTCAGGTATGCCGACCGAAAACGGTCCTGTGGGGAGTGCCCAATCCCTGTATCTATTTAGCGCCATTGGTTTGTTCATGCTACTCATCGCCAGTCTGAATGTCATTAACCTGACCACCGCCCAGGCTACTCAGCGAGCCAAGGAAGTAGGTGTCAAAAAAGTATTGGGTGTAGCGAAAGCGCAGTTGGTTGGCCAGTTTCTAACCGAAGCGGCTTTGATCTGTCTGTTAGCCACAGCTGGCGGTATTTTACTGATCCTACTGGGCCTTCCTACGTTTAATGCCTTTACCGGTAAAGCTATTTCCTATAGCGCCCTTTTTTCGCCCCTTACGGCCGGACTGCTAACCGGTTTTCTGGCGCTACTCATTCCCCTGACGGGCTTCTATCCCGCCTGGGTTTTAACGCGCTATGAGCCGATTACGGTACTACGCGGTTTTTTTGCCCATTCTACTCAAGGAGCGGTACTTCGCAAAGCGTTGGTAGTCGGTCAGTTTACAGTCGCTGTCTTTCTGATTAGTGCCACCATCGTGGCCTGGCAGCAGATCCAGTTTATGCGAAAGCAACCCTTGGGCTTTGATCAGCATAAGGTGATTCTGGTTGACCTCAAGGAGGTAGCGGCCCGAAGCCGGAATGAATTAGCGGCATCGTTGCGCAATGAATTGATCAAGTCCCCTCACATTACAGAGGCAACCGCCTGCAACGCCGTACCGGGACAAAGCGGCTGGACGGGCCAGTTCGCCACGGGGGATGGCAATCAAGCGGGTAAAGGGGTTCTGGTAGAACACATTCCCGTAGATGCTGCATACCTACCCACTTTACAACTGCGCGTTGCAGCGGGGCGCAATTTTTCAGCCGACAATAAGGCCGACGAAACGGAATCATTTCTCATCAACGAAATGAGCGTAAAAGCCTTTGGCTGGTCAAGTTCTCAACAGGCACTCGGGAAGAAGTTAGCCGTTTCGGGCGTCAATGGCAAGGTGATCGGTGTGATCAGGAATTATCATCAGCACAGCTTACAAGAAACGATCCACCCCGTCGTCATGAATCAGATGCCCGTTTACAGGGTAGTCGCCTTTCGCTATGCCGGGCAGAGTCCGGCGGTAGCCGTTACGTATCTGACCACGGTCTGGGAAAAGCTATTTCCGGCCTATTCGTTAAACTATTCCTATTTAGATAACGCCTTTGGTCAACAATACCTGGCCGAGCAACGACTACTTCAGACGTTTTCAGTAGCGGCCTGCTTAGCCATTTTCATCTGTTGTATGGGCTTGTTTGGTTTGGCCACGTTCACGGCCAAACGACGGACCAAGGAAATCGGCGTACGCAAAGTACTGGGCGCAAGTCTTTCTCATCTGGTGCTGTTGTTAGCCAAAGATTTCCTGAAACTGGTACTGATCGCCCTGTTATTAGCCAGTCCACTCGCCTGGTTTATGTTGCAGCGGTGGTTGCAGGATTTTGCGTACCGAATTGAGTTGTCGGTCTGGGTCTTTGCGGTCACAAGTCTGCTGGCTTTGGGGATTGCCTTCCTAACGGTGAGTGTCCAGAGTATTCGGGCGGCCCTACTGAATCCCGTAAAGAGCCTTCGCTCGGAATAA
- a CDS encoding DUF4249 domain-containing protein: MKATRKTTLYQGIALSFLLGLLSCVEEINLPIRQIEPRLVVEGLITTDPPPYAVKLTFTGQFSSLSQLPEGLTVNGAVVTVSDDQGRTVRLKPDPLTPAYYYLRDSTFRGQPGRSYILRVKLEDGRTFVSKPERIPDVPPIDRLDAAYQRAPAGPPSPDTYTVLLDTQDPPTPGNYYRWSAYAYVPCWAGGVPTTFAGVTLNTTFGAVYGPLTDVGSDALVNGNRISRRPVLTLPVYTLGRRYVEVQQYSLTQAAYQYWTLFEQQRTRTGSLFDPQPASIEGNVRLQSDTTKLALGYFGASAVSRRRLIIPSDTINYGRFIVRFGGLFANVCGDAPGVEPVNWLDGK, translated from the coding sequence ATGAAAGCAACAAGAAAAACAACGCTATACCAGGGGATAGCGCTTAGTTTCTTACTTGGGCTACTAAGCTGCGTTGAAGAGATTAACCTCCCTATACGACAGATCGAGCCGCGTTTAGTGGTGGAAGGATTGATAACCACGGATCCACCCCCCTACGCCGTTAAGCTCACCTTTACTGGGCAGTTCAGTTCGCTCAGCCAGCTGCCCGAAGGGTTAACGGTCAACGGAGCGGTGGTAACCGTAAGCGATGATCAGGGACGTACGGTTCGGCTAAAGCCCGATCCGCTCACGCCTGCCTATTATTACCTGCGCGACAGCACCTTTCGGGGACAACCAGGCCGTAGCTACATATTACGGGTGAAACTGGAGGACGGCCGTACCTTCGTTTCGAAGCCCGAACGAATACCCGATGTACCGCCCATCGACCGACTGGATGCTGCCTATCAACGCGCACCCGCAGGCCCCCCTTCCCCCGACACATATACCGTTTTGCTGGACACTCAGGATCCCCCCACGCCAGGCAATTATTACCGCTGGTCCGCTTATGCGTATGTACCCTGCTGGGCAGGGGGCGTTCCAACTACGTTTGCGGGTGTCACCCTGAATACCACGTTTGGGGCAGTCTATGGTCCCCTAACCGATGTAGGCTCTGACGCGCTGGTCAATGGAAACCGCATCAGCCGCCGTCCCGTACTAACGCTACCCGTTTATACCTTGGGGCGTCGGTACGTTGAAGTGCAACAGTACTCACTCACGCAAGCAGCGTATCAATATTGGACGCTCTTTGAGCAGCAGCGAACCCGTACGGGCTCGCTCTTCGACCCGCAACCCGCTAGTATTGAAGGCAATGTCCGCTTGCAGAGCGACACCACCAAGCTGGCGCTGGGTTATTTTGGCGCATCGGCCGTGAGCCGTCGCCGGTTAATCATTCCGAGCGATACAATCAACTACGGCCGGTTCATTGTACGCTTCGGTGGTTTGTTCGCGAATGTGTGCGGTGACGCACCGGGTGTGGAACCCGTTAACTGGTTAGACGGTAAATGA
- a CDS encoding Kelch repeat-containing protein: MLRKCIRIRQGYTWLWPLFLLGSILVAGCKTIEPSPTIYIPASQAASKASLVSVRATGVSTAEVIVKSTAGLADQGWQVAAETTSGGPITLTPGSKQSLVTFTLTTCQAAGLVSGQTYRFTLQFVYNGRDTLSAERTYVHTLPAYWRRLSHLDTDEGDFTGSLLISKQSGTDYISAVRYVTDEQWQALLYDRSRDQWLTSSVPDLVPAYVPRHGLIRFQLQTSTDVSYVFNGLGFLYNALDQNHRLYKNTLFVKDNQGVKEIKDAGGDGEIAFFTTSDRAFLLTQLGPPALCIRRGNWEQYRGPDFPEAPGTLATFLVNGIGNVVNQIEGRPPHLYAYNPTTDQWSRRADFPGASRSRGVGFSAGNQGYFGLGATGEEERGLRDLWQYDPTTDRWQYVTDYPGQGHQYVMTNSAGDRAYLGWGYENQPTPSGGARQVGCTDFWEFKP; encoded by the coding sequence ATGCTTAGGAAATGTATACGCATTCGGCAAGGGTATACCTGGCTATGGCCCCTGTTTTTGCTCGGATCAATACTCGTTGCTGGTTGCAAAACCATAGAACCCAGCCCCACGATTTATATACCAGCCTCACAAGCTGCCAGTAAGGCATCCCTGGTATCGGTACGAGCGACAGGCGTTTCTACAGCGGAAGTGATTGTTAAATCAACTGCCGGGTTGGCCGACCAGGGCTGGCAGGTAGCGGCTGAAACGACCTCAGGTGGGCCAATCACCTTAACCCCCGGTAGCAAACAATCACTCGTAACGTTCACCTTAACAACCTGTCAAGCGGCAGGTTTGGTCAGTGGACAAACCTACCGCTTCACCCTTCAATTTGTTTATAATGGCCGGGATACATTGAGTGCCGAGCGGACCTACGTACATACACTTCCGGCTTATTGGCGTCGGCTATCTCACCTGGATACGGACGAGGGTGATTTTACAGGAAGTCTACTGATTAGTAAACAGAGTGGTACTGACTATATATCCGCTGTTCGCTACGTCACCGACGAGCAGTGGCAAGCCTTGCTTTATGATCGATCCCGTGACCAATGGCTAACCAGTAGTGTTCCCGATTTAGTACCAGCTTACGTTCCCCGGCATGGCCTGATTCGCTTTCAACTTCAAACATCGACGGATGTTTCATACGTTTTTAACGGCTTGGGTTTTTTATACAATGCACTGGATCAAAATCATCGTCTTTATAAAAATACCCTGTTCGTGAAAGACAATCAGGGGGTTAAGGAGATCAAGGATGCTGGCGGCGATGGCGAGATTGCGTTCTTTACTACCTCCGATCGTGCATTTTTGCTCACCCAATTAGGGCCACCAGCTTTATGTATACGTCGGGGTAACTGGGAGCAGTATAGAGGCCCCGATTTTCCCGAAGCACCGGGCACCCTGGCAACCTTCCTGGTAAACGGTATCGGCAATGTCGTCAATCAGATTGAAGGGCGACCCCCTCACCTCTATGCCTATAATCCCACGACCGATCAGTGGAGTCGCCGGGCCGATTTTCCCGGTGCGTCCCGTAGCCGGGGCGTAGGTTTTTCTGCGGGTAACCAAGGCTATTTTGGCTTAGGTGCGACGGGTGAAGAGGAACGGGGTCTGCGCGATCTGTGGCAGTATGATCCCACAACCGACCGCTGGCAATACGTGACGGATTATCCGGGCCAAGGCCATCAGTATGTGATGACCAACAGTGCAGGCGATCGAGCCTACCTGGGCTGGGGTTACGAAAACCAACCGACACCCTCAGGGGGAGCACGGCAGGTGGGCTGCACGGATTTTTGGGAGTTTAAACCCTAG
- a CDS encoding porin family protein, with the protein MKATLLISLVALTTFSQSAWAQTSFRWGITAGLNNSVLHHTYLPPNNRVTSLWGYNAGLSFSHDLTKTLSLAYDLNFTRQGEISTSTSPLGLGSYQIIILADYVSLPLMLCYRPGGGRLWIGAGPQLGFLLRGKVYDPQEGKADAMYWDLQQANRFDMGLTAGLGYQISRHLLLTSRYYLSLRPVFSPGANVRSEDIQKIYNRSGSLNLVYYF; encoded by the coding sequence ATGAAAGCTACGCTGCTTATTTCACTAGTCGCCCTAACTACGTTTAGCCAATCGGCATGGGCGCAGACTTCCTTCCGCTGGGGCATAACGGCTGGCCTCAATAACAGCGTACTCCATCATACGTATCTACCTCCCAACAACAGAGTAACTTCTCTGTGGGGATACAATGCTGGCCTAAGTTTTAGCCATGACCTGACAAAAACGCTGAGTCTAGCCTACGACCTGAACTTTACTCGTCAAGGGGAAATTAGTACGTCAACCAGTCCATTAGGTTTGGGAAGCTATCAAATTATTATCTTAGCTGACTATGTGAGTTTACCCCTTATGTTATGCTATCGACCCGGTGGCGGACGACTATGGATTGGGGCAGGGCCTCAGCTTGGATTTCTACTAAGGGGAAAAGTATATGACCCCCAGGAAGGGAAAGCCGATGCAATGTATTGGGATTTACAGCAAGCCAATCGATTCGATATGGGGCTAACAGCGGGTCTGGGCTACCAAATAAGTAGGCATCTACTCCTTACCAGCCGGTACTATTTAAGCTTACGGCCCGTTTTTTCGCCTGGTGCAAATGTAAGATCAGAAGATATTCAGAAGATTTATAATCGAAGCGGGTCGCTCAACCTAGTTTATTACTTTTAG
- a CDS encoding lantibiotic dehydratase, with amino-acid sequence MKSSFDHHSFFVVRLPYRPINDLINQIDSHAKDSPGSYTALLQSLLEQHWFEEALFLASPSLHATWQTEKSKTGELEPSLADALWRYVFRSYGRATPYGLFAGLGVGTIGSKRQLDFDSHSWQTASRPDSATLAAVSHTLAQDKAVRSGLHYRLNNSLYEVIDQFRFSERSGTPLKSKIVLSSITSTPDLRKLVERLRQKGQLNYATLTNLYGSDLQEEVAEYINALIDDQFLISNLSIPITGLDMCTYLLDQLKSLPFKLPVTTVLQAVQTNLGQSPIDKEKLFQAQRLLQQALSQVDLPVNQSDSLVQTDLFLRPTRLQLDKPTIFQIANQFNQVLPLLLFKHNSPLQDFCARFKERFDKQEVDLLTVLDPEVGIGFTNDTLSSHPILADLPFASTSDTGMGTDPIDHLREILYSRFLLDGRKEVVITQNDINTVLKDQPHLRVATPPSWYVHGELFEPRASTNNPAHSTEPVTSAYPDGWRFVLNSTSGGSSAFFFGRFCHGDENLRGAVETMCAWEQTQYSEDILAEIVHWPVSPRRAGNVVSRPVLRPYEIPYLTPEGVSSEQTISLSDLLVSVTDAGQVILRSKKTYQRVRPQLSSAHNPALGDEVYQFLVYVHLAENYPFGWSWKTLSQLPSLPRLVYQNLVISPAQWTIRKESIPSNQVLTAASLRKLYSLPRYVQLVEGDNKLLLDLEFEPAQRVLVEEVTKQGKILLKEWLGEFYQPWLSHDNKQYNSELVIPLKTVASQQSLVREYTHSVEPSKPKETSIQRSFPPGQDWLYFKVYLHEQVSDQFLATVLQPLIQQALKKGWCTNVFFVRYADPENHLRIRFKTVPKKDGKLLELAHKAFLPYVESGLVNRIQLDTYQRELERYEPDLIEFSEAIFCADSQLVINWLTQTETQLEADRYALALLSIDTLLTDFNYSLSDKVRLTHRLQQAFFHEQSGTKELKRKLNDLYREYRTSFFTHSVTHIQLVKERSRTIQSAVVSIQTYFKMTDSIKGYDQFVEAILHMALNRLFAGQNRRHEMIVYHFLTRHYESLQSRSGKIL; translated from the coding sequence ATGAAGTCTTCGTTCGATCATCATTCCTTTTTTGTCGTCAGACTACCATACCGGCCAATAAACGATCTTATTAACCAGATCGACAGTCATGCAAAAGATTCACCGGGAAGTTATACCGCTCTATTACAATCCTTACTTGAACAGCATTGGTTTGAAGAAGCTCTATTTCTAGCTTCTCCTAGCCTACATGCCACTTGGCAAACCGAAAAAAGCAAAACAGGAGAACTAGAACCCTCTTTAGCTGATGCCTTATGGCGGTACGTATTCCGTTCGTATGGCCGAGCTACACCCTATGGTCTCTTTGCTGGTTTGGGTGTCGGAACGATTGGTTCTAAAAGACAACTTGATTTTGACAGTCATTCGTGGCAAACGGCAAGCCGACCGGATTCTGCTACGCTTGCAGCAGTAAGTCATACGTTAGCCCAGGACAAAGCTGTTCGTTCCGGGCTTCATTACAGGCTTAATAATAGTTTATATGAGGTAATAGACCAGTTTAGGTTTTCTGAACGAAGCGGGACACCCCTCAAATCTAAAATCGTTTTATCGTCTATAACTAGTACGCCCGATCTAAGAAAGCTGGTTGAACGGCTTCGTCAGAAAGGACAATTGAACTATGCGACATTAACAAATCTGTACGGAAGTGATCTTCAGGAGGAGGTTGCTGAGTATATAAATGCGCTAATTGACGATCAGTTTCTAATTAGTAATCTGTCGATACCTATTACTGGTCTGGATATGTGTACGTATCTGTTAGATCAGCTTAAGAGCTTGCCTTTCAAGCTACCTGTTACTACAGTGCTTCAAGCTGTACAAACCAATTTAGGGCAGTCACCAATTGATAAAGAAAAACTCTTTCAAGCACAACGCCTATTACAGCAAGCACTAAGCCAGGTAGACTTACCTGTTAATCAGTCTGATTCACTAGTTCAAACGGACTTATTTCTTCGTCCTACGCGATTGCAGCTAGATAAACCGACTATTTTTCAAATTGCAAATCAATTCAATCAGGTATTGCCGCTGTTGCTTTTTAAACACAACTCACCATTACAGGACTTTTGTGCGCGTTTTAAAGAACGATTTGATAAACAGGAAGTTGATTTACTGACCGTTCTAGACCCTGAGGTTGGGATTGGATTTACAAATGATACCTTGTCGAGTCACCCTATTTTAGCCGATTTACCTTTTGCTTCTACCTCGGATACTGGTATGGGAACAGATCCTATAGATCATTTGCGAGAAATACTTTATAGCCGTTTCTTATTGGATGGGCGCAAAGAGGTAGTCATAACACAGAATGACATTAATACAGTATTGAAGGACCAGCCACATTTGCGAGTGGCTACGCCCCCTTCTTGGTACGTACACGGAGAACTATTTGAGCCGCGGGCATCAACCAATAATCCAGCGCATAGTACTGAGCCGGTTACATCTGCTTATCCCGACGGATGGCGCTTTGTCTTAAATTCTACATCAGGTGGTTCCTCAGCTTTCTTTTTTGGCCGGTTCTGTCATGGTGATGAAAATCTTAGAGGAGCCGTTGAAACCATGTGTGCCTGGGAGCAAACGCAATACTCAGAAGACATACTAGCGGAAATTGTTCATTGGCCGGTCAGCCCACGACGAGCAGGGAATGTTGTTAGTAGACCCGTTTTACGCCCTTACGAAATTCCATATCTTACACCTGAAGGCGTTTCAAGTGAGCAAACAATTTCGTTATCTGACCTACTAGTTTCGGTTACGGATGCTGGTCAAGTCATTCTACGTAGTAAAAAAACATACCAACGGGTACGACCTCAACTAAGCAGCGCACATAATCCTGCACTTGGAGATGAAGTTTATCAATTTTTAGTCTATGTGCATCTGGCCGAGAATTACCCGTTTGGTTGGTCATGGAAAACATTAAGCCAATTGCCTTCTCTACCTCGTCTAGTTTATCAAAATCTAGTTATTAGCCCTGCACAATGGACAATTAGAAAAGAATCTATACCATCTAATCAGGTACTAACAGCAGCTAGTTTGCGTAAGCTCTATAGCTTACCTCGTTATGTGCAACTGGTAGAGGGCGATAATAAACTACTGCTTGATCTTGAGTTTGAACCGGCCCAGAGAGTACTTGTAGAGGAGGTTACAAAGCAGGGGAAGATATTACTGAAGGAATGGCTTGGTGAGTTCTATCAACCCTGGCTGAGTCATGACAATAAGCAATATAACTCTGAGTTAGTTATCCCGTTAAAAACTGTCGCTAGTCAACAGTCACTAGTGAGGGAATACACTCACTCAGTTGAACCAAGTAAGCCGAAAGAAACCAGTATTCAACGCAGTTTCCCCCCTGGCCAAGATTGGTTGTATTTCAAAGTATATCTTCATGAACAAGTCTCCGATCAGTTCTTGGCGACTGTATTACAACCCCTCATCCAGCAGGCTTTAAAAAAAGGATGGTGTACGAATGTATTCTTTGTTCGGTATGCCGACCCGGAAAATCATCTTCGTATCCGTTTTAAGACCGTACCTAAGAAAGACGGTAAGTTGCTTGAGTTAGCTCACAAAGCGTTCCTGCCTTATGTTGAATCAGGATTAGTTAACCGGATACAGCTAGACACCTATCAGCGAGAACTTGAGCGGTATGAGCCTGATCTAATTGAGTTCAGTGAGGCTATATTTTGTGCCGACAGTCAATTGGTTATAAACTGGCTTACTCAAACTGAAACCCAACTGGAAGCAGACCGTTATGCACTGGCTCTGCTAAGTATTGATACACTGCTTACCGACTTTAATTATTCCCTTTCTGATAAAGTAAGGCTTACGCATCGGCTACAGCAAGCTTTCTTTCACGAACAGTCAGGTACTAAAGAGCTGAAACGGAAATTGAATGATTTGTATCGGGAGTATCGTACCTCTTTTTTCACTCACTCAGTAACCCACATTCAGCTAGTAAAGGAACGCAGTAGAACTATTCAATCCGCAGTAGTCTCTATTCAGACATATTTTAAAATGACAGACTCTATTAAAGGTTATGATCAATTTGTCGAAGCTATACTACACATGGCTTTAAATCGCCTGTTCGCGGGTCAGAATCGAAGGCATGAGATGATTGTCTACCACTTCTTAACTCGTCATTATGAATCCTTGCAATCACGCTCAGGTAAGATCCTTTAA
- a CDS encoding LytR/AlgR family response regulator transcription factor: MSSKISCLIIDDEPLAQDLLIEHVERTPILELLGTANNGKQALVKCQELNPELLLLDIRMPRLSGFEFLDLLPKPTPLVIITSAYREYALKGYEHAVVDFLEKPIFPDRFSLAIQRVEERLEHTRWKQVNSNSGENNDIRLDQKVLTVRVDRNYVNLPLDTINFIESLDNYVKIHLKGQPAKTLLSKVTVSQMENKLPQQDFLRINRKYIVRIDQINVFTSNTIKLFTGDELPIGTTFRDAVRQTLIDKGFK, encoded by the coding sequence ATGAGTTCCAAAATTAGTTGTCTGATTATTGACGACGAGCCTTTAGCGCAAGACTTATTAATTGAACACGTGGAGCGTACCCCTATTCTTGAACTACTAGGAACGGCCAATAATGGAAAACAAGCTCTAGTAAAGTGTCAAGAGTTAAACCCTGAATTACTGCTACTTGATATTCGGATGCCCCGGTTAAGCGGCTTCGAGTTTTTGGACTTATTACCCAAACCAACGCCTTTAGTCATAATCACATCGGCTTACAGGGAATACGCGTTGAAAGGCTACGAACATGCAGTAGTTGATTTTTTAGAGAAACCTATTTTCCCAGATAGATTTAGTCTCGCCATTCAACGGGTCGAGGAGCGTCTTGAGCATACCCGCTGGAAGCAGGTAAATAGTAATTCTGGAGAGAATAACGATATACGGTTAGATCAGAAAGTACTTACAGTACGGGTTGATCGCAACTATGTTAACCTACCGCTTGACACGATAAATTTTATTGAATCCTTAGACAATTATGTCAAGATACATTTAAAAGGACAACCCGCTAAGACCTTGCTTTCTAAAGTAACGGTGTCTCAGATGGAAAATAAACTACCTCAACAAGACTTCTTGCGCATCAATCGGAAGTATATCGTTCGTATCGATCAGATCAATGTATTTACGTCTAACACGATAAAGCTTTTTACGGGCGATGAACTACCAATTGGTACTACATTTCGAGACGCTGTACGGCAGACCCTGATCGATAAAGGTTTCAAATAA
- a CDS encoding sensor histidine kinase produces the protein MKLLVNYRATNRVIWRRLLFVAVSSIAIFVAFNIYDYYLFTYATSHYLPAPAYMKRNNDVLLAAGPIGVLTGYTVLSFLWAYNVSYLMLPLLLRIIREAISWGVESVKQKGEIVKQQEEIVRQKEQNQTLMRNQLQLLQSQINPHFLFNVFNSLLALIQRTNQEAASLLRKLSELLHYTLYDTDKEFVPLDGELQFLKNYVEIEKTRHFNPDRIRFNQSGNAQHFLVPPLLLVTFIENAFKHGLHNSFEEGWVEIDLSIEESSQTLHIAIANSLAKENESEGRVGGIGLKNARDRLDLLFNPNDYKLTIQESPQEYKVLLTIPLKHSLSYEFQN, from the coding sequence ATGAAACTGCTTGTTAACTACCGCGCCACTAATCGGGTTATATGGCGAAGGCTACTTTTTGTCGCTGTTTCTAGCATTGCGATTTTCGTTGCGTTCAATATATACGACTACTATTTATTTACCTACGCCACCTCGCATTACTTACCAGCACCAGCCTACATGAAGCGCAACAATGACGTTTTACTAGCTGCTGGTCCAATAGGAGTTTTAACGGGCTATACCGTTCTAAGCTTTCTTTGGGCTTATAATGTATCTTATCTGATGTTACCGCTTCTTTTGCGCATCATTCGGGAAGCTATTTCTTGGGGCGTAGAGAGTGTAAAACAAAAGGGAGAGATCGTTAAGCAACAAGAAGAAATCGTTAGACAAAAGGAACAGAATCAAACGTTGATGCGGAATCAACTTCAACTCCTACAGTCCCAAATTAACCCACATTTCCTATTCAATGTCTTTAATTCATTATTGGCTTTAATCCAGCGCACAAATCAGGAAGCAGCTAGTTTATTAAGAAAACTATCTGAACTACTACACTATACCTTGTATGATACAGACAAGGAGTTTGTACCCTTAGATGGTGAATTACAGTTCCTTAAAAACTATGTCGAAATAGAGAAGACACGACATTTTAACCCTGACCGAATTCGTTTCAACCAATCGGGTAATGCTCAACATTTCTTAGTTCCCCCTCTCTTACTTGTAACCTTCATTGAGAATGCGTTTAAGCATGGTCTACACAATAGTTTTGAAGAAGGGTGGGTTGAGATAGATTTATCAATAGAGGAGTCTAGCCAAACCCTACACATAGCAATTGCTAACAGTTTGGCTAAAGAAAATGAATCAGAAGGTCGGGTTGGAGGTATCGGCTTAAAGAATGCTCGTGATCGCTTGGATCTTCTGTTTAATCCCAATGACTACAAGCTTACGATTCAGGAAAGCCCGCAAGAATATAAAGTCTTATTGACTATTCCTTTAAAACACTCCCTTTCATATGAGTTCCAAAATTAG